One window of the Candidatus Eremiobacteraceae bacterium genome contains the following:
- a CDS encoding efflux RND transporter periplasmic adaptor subunit produces the protein MSSTDMTAYTSHFKRFALSVAGAAAIASVAGCGGKSAASKADTGPPPVPVSAAPIRQGAIESTYSLTGSIIAGQQANMSSVISGQVRAVNAQIGDRVRKGQLLVQIDDASLRATLAQNEAALAASQARIRSSIANSTGNASTTESGRTSAQVAFDAASSNLNRTQSLFKQGFVSQSAMDQALSQYAAAQSALRTAQVAAQNADMSNGSASSAQADIAGLRASAAQDAAAVQFTLTQIDQAAVTAPFDGVVTQRSVDPGSLASPGTPLMQVSSMDPAFVAVGIPDSDLGSVSTGTSATVTLDSMPGRSWTGSVANLNAATNAGTLSYLARIAIPNPQLALKAGMVANVAFVAARHDRALIVPRTAIATTQDGSAVYFVDKGKAKLVAVKVGLQTQDSAEISGAGIVVGKTVITQRPDSLQDGAPVQVVTALAGTGASSAPSSP, from the coding sequence GTGAGTAGCACCGACATGACTGCATATACATCGCATTTCAAGCGCTTTGCGCTTTCAGTGGCCGGCGCTGCCGCCATCGCCAGCGTTGCCGGATGCGGCGGAAAATCTGCCGCGTCAAAGGCCGACACCGGACCTCCGCCGGTCCCTGTCTCCGCCGCGCCCATCCGTCAAGGTGCGATCGAATCCACGTATAGTCTCACGGGGTCGATCATCGCCGGCCAGCAGGCGAATATGTCGTCCGTCATCTCGGGGCAGGTCCGCGCCGTGAATGCGCAGATCGGCGACCGGGTCCGCAAGGGTCAGCTGCTCGTGCAGATCGACGACGCCTCGCTTCGCGCCACGCTCGCGCAAAACGAAGCGGCGCTCGCGGCCTCGCAGGCCAGAATACGATCCTCCATCGCCAACAGCACCGGCAATGCGTCCACCACCGAATCGGGCCGGACGTCGGCGCAAGTCGCCTTCGATGCGGCCTCCTCGAATCTCAATCGCACGCAATCGCTCTTCAAGCAGGGCTTCGTCTCGCAATCGGCCATGGACCAGGCGCTAAGCCAATACGCAGCCGCGCAATCCGCGTTGCGAACGGCCCAAGTGGCGGCGCAGAACGCGGACATGAGCAACGGCAGCGCCAGCTCGGCACAAGCCGACATCGCCGGCCTGCGCGCGAGCGCCGCGCAAGATGCCGCAGCGGTGCAATTCACGCTGACGCAGATCGATCAAGCCGCGGTCACCGCGCCGTTCGACGGCGTCGTCACGCAGCGAAGCGTCGATCCCGGGTCGCTCGCATCGCCCGGCACGCCGCTCATGCAAGTCTCGTCGATGGATCCGGCGTTCGTCGCGGTCGGCATTCCGGATTCTGATCTTGGATCGGTCTCTACCGGAACATCCGCCACCGTCACGCTCGATTCGATGCCCGGCCGAAGCTGGACGGGATCGGTCGCTAATCTAAACGCAGCCACGAATGCCGGCACTCTATCGTATCTCGCGCGCATCGCGATTCCAAATCCGCAACTCGCGCTCAAAGCGGGCATGGTCGCAAACGTCGCGTTCGTCGCCGCCCGTCACGACCGCGCGCTGATCGTTCCACGCACGGCCATCGCCACGACCCAGGACGGGTCGGCTGTGTACTTCGTCGATAAAGGCAAAGCGAAGCTCGTCGCGGTCAAGGTCGGCCTGCAGACGCAGGACTCGGCCGAGATCAGCGGCGCGGGCATCGTGGTCGGTAAAACCGTGATCACCCAGCGGCCCGACTCACTTCAGGACGGCGCGCCGGTGCAGGTCGTCACGGCGCTTGCAGGCACGGGTGCGTCGTCTGCGCCAAGTTCTCCCTGA
- a CDS encoding MarR family transcriptional regulator, with translation MAHPADIRETVEEINQLFPSIYKKYHARLGKPVEGGELTLRTLHFLKTLERLKNAGVKDAAVAMRLSSSTVSTLAKREHARGLVVRRRSSGDERRVELELTPVGRKIARGLPPALEPGLLTVALRKLPAPDRATLLLGLRKLDAIDISHVERNKRRMT, from the coding sequence ATGGCGCATCCTGCGGACATCCGCGAAACGGTGGAAGAGATCAATCAGCTCTTCCCCAGTATCTATAAGAAATACCACGCGCGGCTGGGCAAACCGGTAGAGGGCGGCGAACTCACGCTGCGCACCCTTCATTTTCTCAAGACCCTGGAGCGCTTGAAAAATGCCGGTGTCAAGGATGCCGCAGTCGCAATGCGATTGTCCAGCAGCACCGTATCCACGCTCGCGAAGCGCGAGCACGCGCGCGGCTTGGTCGTCCGCAGGCGCAGCTCCGGTGACGAACGCCGCGTGGAACTCGAACTCACGCCGGTCGGCCGGAAAATCGCGCGGGGGCTGCCTCCCGCGCTCGAACCCGGGCTCCTCACCGTCGCACTTCGCAAACTCCCAGCGCCGGATCGGGCCACGCTCCTGCTGGGGCTCCGCAAACTCGACGCCATCGATATTTCGCATGTCGAGCGAAACAAACGCCGGATGACGTGA